TACGAAGCGTCGCCGAGCCCTCCTGCGAGCCTCTGGCATTATGCGCATAGATGCCCGGGAGAAAGCTGAACTCAGAGCCATCCGCCTCTCCAGGGAGGAATGTGGCTGTGATTGCCGCTTGTTCTGCGACCCTCGCCACTGCGGCTGCAGCCAGGCAGGAATTAAGTGCCAGGTAAGCCTTGTTGGCCTGAAGGACTTgctaaaagagaagaaaaatcatGCAGTTTGCAAAGATTCCTTGTctaaagtacaggtccttctcaaaatattagcatattgtgataaagttcattattttccataatgtcatgatgaaaatttaacattcatatattttagattcattgcacactaactgaaatatttcaggtcttttattgtcttaatacggatgattttggcatacagctcatgaaaacccaaaattcctctcacaaaattagcatatttcatccgaccaataaaagaaaagtgtttttaatacaaaaaacgtcaaccttcaaataatcatgtacagttatgcactcaatacttggtcgggaatcctttggcagaaatgactgcttcaatgcggcgtggcatggaggcaatcagcctgtggcactgctgaggtcttatggaggcccaggatgcttcgatagcggcctttagctcatccagagtgttgggtcttgagtctctcaacgttctcttcacaatatcccacagattctctatggggttcaggtcaggagagttggcaggccaattgagcacagtgataccatggtcagtaaaccatttaccagtggttttggcactgtgagcaggtgccaggtcgtgctgaaaaatgaaatcttcatctccataaagcttttcagcagatggaagcatgaagtgctccaaaatctcctgatagctagctgcattgaccctgcccttgataaaacacagtggaccaacaccagcagctgacacggcaccccagaccatcactgactgtgggtacttgacactggacttctggcattttggcatttccttctccccagtcttcctccagactctggcaccttgatttccgaataacatgcaaaatttgctttcatccgaaaaaagtactttggaccactgagcaacagtccagtgctgcttctctgtagcccaggtcaggcgcttctgccgctgtttctggttcaaaagtggcttgacctggggaatgcggcacctgtagcccatttcctgcacacgcctgtgcacggtggctctggatgtttctactccagactcagtccactgcttccgcaggtcccccaaggtctggaatcggcccttctccacaatcttcctcagggtccggtcacctcttctcgttgtgcagcgttttctgccacactttttccttcccacagacttcccactgaggtgctttgatacagcactgtgggaacagcctatttgttcagaaatgtctttctgtgtcttaccctcttgcttgagggtgtcaatagtggccttctggacagcagtcaggtcggcagtcttacccatgattggggttttgagtgatgaaccaggctgggagttttaaaggcctcaggaatcttttgcaggtgtttagagttaacttgttgattcagatgattaggttcatagctcgtttagagacccttttaatgacatgataattttgtgagataggaattttgggttttcatgagctgtatgccaaaatcatccgtattaagacaataaaagacctgaaatatttcagttagtgtgcaatgaatctaaaatatatgaatgttaaattttcatcatgacattatggaaaataatgaactttatcacaatatgcttaaattttgagaaggacctgtaggtctcGACTAGTGTGGACTAGGATTTCTGACTTCAGTTACAATGCCTTGCACAATAACTTAAACCATTtgaacttttttatgttttgcataACAAGAAGAGAACCAAAATTAAATTAGTTAAGTGTGATAGAAAACTAACAATGCGCAACATCCCCACATGAAACATGCTTGTCTTTAACTCAGAACATTTTATCTAATGCCGGAGACGAGTCTGAGATGGagttgtttggtttttcacaatTCCTCTGAGTCTGGACCTTGACAGGTTATCCAGTACTAGAAAGGAAGATCAGTAACTGTCTCAACTGTTTTCTTGTCATGAATAATCATTCTCAGTGCAAAATTGTTTCATTTGATCCACATCAAGTGGCTACTGCTTATTGATTTAATTGTTATGGATTCATTTCTAGATTTTGATTGAATTTTAACAGTATATTTCCTGACCTACACACCTTATTTAGTTTGTTGTagttattgtttatatttttagtcATTAGAAATCTCAACCCGACAGTATTTAGATAATGTGTTTGTTGTCTTACATATTTTTGCCTAAGCTCCATTTGTGATGTGCATTCAGTGTCATTTTTCCTGATTTAATTTTCTAGAGTTGAAGTGTTTgtccattaaataaaaaagggaaattgAAAAGTATCTACTTTGTTCTGCAGGTGGATCGAATGTCTTTCCCATGTGGCTGCTCAAGGGACGGCTGTGGCAACGTTGCGGGCCGCATCGAGTTCAACCCCCTGCGTGTCCGAACGCACTACCTACATACCATAATGAAGCTGGACTTGGAGAAGAGGAGGCTCCCAATACAAGGACCTGGGGAGCCATATACTGACTCCGACCCGATGTATTCACCCTCTTCGACGTGCCCCACATCCCCAACCTTGTCCTCAGGCATCGGTCTGGACTCGGAGCTTGAAGAGAGCGAGGTCCAGTCAGTGGAAGAGGTTCATGATCTCATGGTGGAGCAGGATATTTTGGAGCGAGAGAATGAGACAGCTGTGCTGCACCTGCAGAGCGCAgaggagcaggagaggagggaaAGGGAAGAGGCAGAAGGGGAGGCAGTGCAGCAGGAGCTGAATTCTGGTGGGGTCTCAGAGCACCCTCTCTGCCTCCTACCTAGGCAAGCAGAAGCTCCAGGTGTGGATCAGATCCTCCTGCAGGGACCTTTTCCTACAGGGGCTACGGTCTTTTGCATCTCTGACACCCAGGAGGAGAGCCCCTCTGACCTCCTCAAAGACTCCTCCTCTCTGCTCTACTATCAGCTCAGCACCATAGAGCCCGCAGCCTTTGAGACGCTGCCGGCAACAGAGGAAGATGAACAGAACGAGCCCTCGCAGAACACGGGTGGAACTGAGCATGCAGAGAAGAACCGAGAAATAGTCGAGGCTGTTGAAGGGGATACACATGATGACATTTCCAGCAAACAGAGTGTGGGCGAGTGCTTGACCAACATGAATTTGTGCACAGATAAGTGTGCAGTTGAGGTAAAGGAGAGGCCCGcaagtcatgatgaaaatgccCCTAAAGAGCAGAACCAAGAGGAGTCCTCCTTGGAGAAAGAAGTAAATCTGCTGCCTCTTGAAGTTTAGCATTTACGTCTTTGCAGATATTTTGCACAATAGCTTCATCTAAGATGAGTAAAATACATATTCCACATTTATCACTGCTATCAACGTCTACAGGTCTCTTAGAGTAACATTAAGTTATGTGCAGAAGGTATTAGAAGGCAGGAGGAGAGCTGCTGGAAGCACATAAAGATCACTTCCAAGGTGTAGTGAAAATGCAGTTACAAACGGCAACATTGGAGGGAGTTCTGTTGGGGGTGATAAATGCAGCCTTATTTGGAAACCATTAAAACAGCTACAGAAACAGAGTGTAGATGCTGATGTAAGCTTTTTGTTTGCTTGATGTATAAAGCTATCAACGCTGAACAACAAACTGTTAATTGTGCGCAAGATGCTGGTGTAACTGCTGGCTCTTTTTCCACTTCTGGCAAACCTTATGCTGTAGTCATGCCAAATGAAGGCCCCTGATCACACCGAATGATCCTGGAAATACTTGTTTTTGCGTACTGTACATGCAGAATTAGCGACATGCTGGagagctgcttttttttttatctgtatgcacattgtgaagtgaaagcagCTCTTTTTGGGGCTCCACCGCCCAGAGATATGAAGGAAGAACCAAGAGAGCGGCAGATTAGCACCGGCCCTAGTTGTTACTATCGCTTACTTTGAACTGCTGGCACAATTGCAGtcaaacagacaaaaagaaaaggtcACTTACAGCTTGTTTACTGACATTACTTCTTGAATTAATATGTCTTTTGTGAATTAGATGCTGTTGGATTTAAAGTGCTTGCAGTTTGTTTGCGAATGAAAGGAATAGTTATTTCTTTCACAGTGCTACATTATTACATCATATTCAGTCATATCATGTTCTGAATATGCCAGAATATACATTTTTAGTCATTTAAAGGCTTTTTTGTGTAAGGACGTTCTGATTAGAAACGTTgccagtaccttgcaaaagtatttgtttcCCTGGaaccttttaaatgttttcaatgttacaaccacacatttcagtcgttttataaagattttatgGTCATAGACCAATCAAAAGTAgttaattgtgaaatggaagaaaaaaatatatgttttttgtcttttttttttttttttttgctgttagaaatctgaaaagtgtggagtgcatttgtattctttGACTGGAAGTTTGTCCTTTGCACAGCTCAGATTGGATAAGGAACAGCTTTGAAGagcaattttaaaatcttaccacagattctcagttggaataaggtctggactttgactaggtcattctaacacatcacTATCGTTTGAATTTAACCATTATGTGGAAGCACATAAATCACattagctttctttcaacactgatcaataacctaaccctgctttaaacctctccacagttTTATACccgacctgtctgttgtgtttcttggtcttcaagatgatatttgttttttgatgtTCTCCAACCAACTcttaaggccttcacagaacagctggatttatacagagATTGTATCGCACACAGGTTGAATATAATTAGCGATTAGCTGACTTCTGAGGGCAGATggtttatttaagggtatccgTGTAAAGGGGATTTTATACAAAATGTAAcatgtggttgcaacatgacaacatctgcaaaagttcaaggggtgtgaatgcATTTGCAAGGaactttagaaataaaaacaagcatttAATGAGTCAAGAGTGAACTGCAACATATGTAGCTAAAAGTACTTACACCAATCAATGTGATGttaataatttatggatcagatTTACAGCctgattttgtgtgtgtgaaatGTGTATTCACCTACTTTACTGTTGTACGTCTATGTCTGAGAGAACGGTGCATTTAAATCTGTGTGCATGCACCTGTGGATGTTTATTAGACTGTATTAGACCTGGAATTTTAGTAAGAAAGCGTATTTTAAACCTAAAAGGTGCTGATGTTATAGATTTACACTTTACTGTTGCGAACCGTTAGGAGGAATGATTTCATGGAGATATTTCTCGCTGATTGATCCTGAACTAAAAGTACCGGAGAGCCTCCTGTAGAAACGCAGTAGCTCCGACACTGCAAATTCTAAACGTGCTGACGAGAAAATGAGGCGTTCCTATGGCCGAGTGTGTAAATGCAGTCGTGTAACTTTTTCTGGTTTCTTTTCTTTAAGCTCTGTCTGAAGAATACGGCGCTGCGGAAGTGAGCCGACAACTCTTACACAAAATCAGTCCTTTGTTTAGTTGCCTGAACATCCTACAGTTGCTTTGGGCATCGGTTTGCCTAACACAGGATGTGCTGCTGTGTATAAGTtgtctgatgtttttctttagcctTTTGTATTGTCCTAATATAATCCTGTTTATGAGCTGCAACAAAGCAGTGGTTTCAGACCTAATTAAACGACGCTGCCATCCATCAGGCTTTAACAAAGCAGTATCCTGTAGTAGTTGTGAGGCTGCAGATTTTTCGTGGCTCTTCTGTGCTCGTGTGACTTGCCTTGACATAATACCATGTTTGAAGTAACGATGATTGCAGGCTGAGTATCGTTAAGCTTTTGTCCTTGGCTTTCTGCTTATAGAATTAGGTTTGGGACCACTGTACCAAATTAACTctactgtctgtgtttgtgtgtttaaccGTGTGAAAGGAGTGTGTGATTGTTGAGAAGACTGATGACTTCTGACTTCATCTAAAAGCTGTGAGAGCGACTCTCATACTACTTGTTGCCTaaagtggaaaaataaaggtttttatacaaaataaaaacaataaaatacttcatgcagaaactgtgttttaatctgtctatttttcatttaatactttttttgtttgttacaaATTACAAGTCTAAAATGTGATTCACAAGTTAGACAAATGTTACTGATATTACTAAGATAAGTACAGTGTTTGATCCACTGGAGATTTTTTAAGCTTGCTCACTTACAAACAATTTGATTTAGGAAGAGACCAAATTACAGGAAAACACAGCACATACATAAAAGTCAAAATGAAGACTTAGGAACCTTTGTTGGCAATTCCAGCATCAAGTCGTTTCTTGTAGTTGGTCTCCGGGTTTCCACACGTCTCAGGAGGGATTTTGATCCACTCCGCTTCACGGAAACTCTAAATCCTTTAGATTTCTTGGCTACTGCCTGTCAAGTCAAAGCTTCAGATCTTGTTACAGATTTTCTAGAATTAAGGTCTACAGACCCCGAAGCTCATATACAGTTCAGTACATGACCTTAATGTTCAACTTTTGAAGCCAATCCTTAGTTGCCTTTATAGCGTTTTTGAGGTCTGACTGATCTATGAAGTACTTTCACTGGTCTGGCTACGGGATGAAGGTTGCTGTCCATTTCACCGTGCACAGTCCTGTCTATTGGCTCCTCAGTGCAGTGAAGCTGTCCTTTACCCTTAGCAAGAAACCATACCCAAACCATAATGTTTTCATCTCCGTGCTGGGATGTGGAGATCGTATTCTTTGGGTGGTTCCCAgtatttcattttcttgttgTAGATGAGCCAGAATTTCTTGTAAACTTCTAAAATGTGACCAAAACAGCAGGTCTTTCAGAGTTTTGCAGTCGACCTTAAATGCCCAGCGACTCTGCCCTCttcttatatatatttttttgtttgttttgttttactcatAAGACTACTGACATGGAATAACCCAATCTGAGGTTATTCCATATCAGTTATCACAATTTTATTTCCTTATATGGAGCAGAACgagttttttattatatttaaaaagtgaGATCCTGTTTATTCTCTACATTTATTCACTGTAAATGTATGGGAATAATTAAAGAAATTCAaacagtaaatataaaaaatgttcatGTAGCTAAGCCAAACCCAGTGGAAAACGAGAGCCTTAAACACTCATCTACAACACAGTCTCTGATCACTAGATGGCAGCATAAATTCACCACTGTATGCTTCATGGCATTAGAGCAAAGAGGACATATGAGGTAAAACATTGACAGTCCTGCTTAGTGTTGTTATTAACAAAGGCAGCTACAACCCATGCAGATGCTTTCACTGATATCTTCTGTTATGAGAGCAGACATTTTAGTGTACTGaaattatctttattttctgaatgtagtgactaaatatatatatatatatataaatatacatgcaAAAACTGCTAAGTCATTTAATACTGGATTTAGAAAGTTTAAATCCAACATGGAGGCAAAATTGTGATAGAAGGGATTAGGAGCctcattatttttcaaaaaaagacaattttgaACTATGTAACAACCATGATCACAGCGTTCCTAATTCCATTTTAAACTTCCACACATTATCTGACAAATATTTTCTGATCTTTCAACCAATTTTCAGGCCAATTATTTTTGTCTCAGGAGCATATTTACAATGCTTAGACTTTATTCAGGAGTTTCATATTTGTATCCTCAAAAACCAAACCTAGGCACTTTAGAGACAGTTTAGAGACAGAATGCACAGGGGTTGAGTCTTGTCCAATAAAGTAAGTttgctttgtaaaaaaaagtttaagatTTAGAGCAAATGTTTGGTTCGGTAGTCCAGGTCACCAGATACATCTGAACGATGTTTGTCTTGCTTTGCATGGTCTGACCCCAGATCAGATCctgttttcttatttaaatCAGAAAGAATCATCCTTTCTTTTGTAATCATTCAGATTTTTACAGTCTTTAGTTGCTGTTTTGGGATTGGACTGCTTGAACTGTAACTCTTGGCAGATTGAAAGCAAGAAACAATTACCAGCCTCAATGTATGTGTTCATGTGTAAAAACACAGATGTTGTTCACAGAAAACATGAGCAACTGTCCCATATGTGGTGGGTAAATGTATGAAAATAGTCAGTGTTTAAACCATTAGAGAATTTTAACTTTTAGCTTTTTTGTAAATTAGAAATTTGCTATTTTACGAATGCTACTCTGAGTAGCACTTTGCATGACTCCCCAAAGAGAACGTATCCCAGATTCATCAAACTTAGATTGTCTTGACTGCTGCCTACTGTAGGGAAGGAGCTgccaattattttaaataaagaaccATATCTTTCACAGACAAGAATGACTGGACATAAAATTTGGCAAATGGGGATTTATATTTCAAATGGATTCTttatttcatttgatttttaaaaagcagctaaCAAAACCTATAAAACAGAAAGGGAAAAAGCATCCAATGTTTCATTTAACTGCAGGTTTTATTGTGTCTTGTGTAGGTTTGCTAACTTTAAAGAGGCACTCAGCTAATTTATTGAAGTGTCCCTTAAAAACTACCTGGGAATGCAATATTTTCTCCCCTGTTCCATTGGGTTTTCATTTGCACCAAATGCATGAtttaaaaaagaggaaaaagaaacatACAGAAAGGAATTAACTGTTGAAGCTTTGGAACAATTGTGGCACAGTTCCAGCTATTTGTTTCACATTTCCAGTCCTTGTCTTTCTGCTGTTTTACCCCTCAAATCGCCAGAAAAGGCCAGTTCAGTCTGATAGCTGCCCTGTTGGTGATGAAGCAAATCCCAGGTTCATGGAAAGGTTTATAAATCCCTCATCATTATCTGTCATCTCACAGTGTTAACAGCTGAGCATAAAAATCAGCTTAAGCttggctttgttctttgctGCTGTGACTGGACAGAGCCAAAAGGTGCAGTTGGGAGCTTGCAGAGACATATGTGAAATGGAAAGTTGCCTCACCACTTCAGTCCACTGACCCAGTCTGAAAGTGCTGCTCCAGCGCCAGGAAATAATGCTTTCTCTTATTCCTCTCTCTCTTTATGACGCCACCTCGATGGCATCATCAGACCTCCCCCAAAACCAGTCCGTTTTTAAATGGCGCTATTCATAAAAACCGGCTCATGGTATTTTCACTAGTCTGAACTGCCACTCACATGCTGGCTGAACCATTGAGGGAAATCCAGACCTCTGGCGAAACGTTCATTAAGTGAGCTCTGGAGAGAAGCTCAAAATTACCTCCTAAAAGCTAGAAGAAGGAAAGACTGGAAGCAGTAAAGAAGAAACAACTGCAGCCCATCAAATTTTTTCTTTCTACCCATAATCCAAATAGCAAATTCTTGTTCAAGCACCCTTACGCATGCAATACAATTACCTATTTACTTATGATAAATCATCTGTGGTGTGTgactgaaacaaaaaatgtcaaacaagtcaacaaaacaaaagcctTTCTAACTTTAGGTATGTTATCTAATACAAAATAAACCTTTCTATAATAACAAACCTTATCTAACCAAACATAAGTACATAAACAATAGCCCTCCTAAAACTACTGCTGCAAAACAATGGTAAAATAACCCAAAAATTAAAGGAGGAAATGAACTAGTACTCGACTTTACTTCCAAGTCCAGAATCCAAGAAGTACACTTACAAAACAGGGTGTTGTCAAAACACAGACTAAACAAAGGTCTAAtgaagtgcagtcacaaaatcATTACTTTCAGCACAGAATAACTGGAGATCCAGAGGCAAGCTGCTTACATCGAATCCCTTGCCACCCACCCAGATGACAGTTTGCTAGGGAGTTTGTAGAGAGGCAGAACTGATTCACAGGGCCACTTCAAACAGAAACAGCAGGCAGTGCGACACAGCAGTGAAGGTGAGTCCAAATTGCCACCAATCACAGACTGACATTGGCCCAGACTACTTTAAATAGAGAGAGAAAGTGCCTTTCCACAGGAAACTAGGTTCCTCCtgaaatccatccatctatttttgACATCCGTCTCTTCAGGGTGCCTTCCAGCAGTCAGCGAAAGAAAAAGGGGGTACGTCCTGGGTAGGGCACCAGTCTATCACAGGCCGAACAACACAGATTACCATCCATGCATTTAAAGGCAAGCTCCCCACAGTGGACCTGCAAAGCTGTAATTCAAACCAGAGATGTTTTTGCTGAAAGGCAACATTGCTAACCAGAGCAGCCCCACAGAGATTTCCCCTCTTATCTAATTTATTAGTTGAGATTTCTGAAAATCgataatatttttacttttgcatGAAGTCAGTGTGAGACTAAACAGTAAAAATCAGCTATGTAATAAGCTAAATTGCCAAAGGGACATTTAAACCCTGTATCGAATAGCTAGGTCTGTTGAACTATGAGCTGTTACAATCAGCAACTAATTCACTATAACATACCCAGGCACACAAGGAATAATGAAATATATGTGATGTTATTGtttggttatttatttattttttttattgtaccaAGCAACAGCATTGTATGGTTTCCTGTAGCTTCCTGCTCAGTTTATGCATCCTTTGTCATTTTCTGAAAAAAGTTATAATCTGATTTGTTGGTGAGATCCAAAACTGCAAGATTAAATGCAGTTTGCAATAAATCAACCTGATATTTTTATTATGTCATCTACATCTAGGCAAGTTGTTACAGCCAGAGCAAACAAAAAAGAACCCAAAGTAAGGGATGGCAAAGTAGCTGAATGattcccagcagaaccagaaacaCAGCTGTGTGAAATATGGTGTATCCTGTTCTGCTTGCTGGTCCCTACGGATAAGTACGTCATTAATGCTTCGTCCAAGGTTcctaacaacaacaacatgcagaaaaaacatacaacatACAATTGCAGTCTTTTACATGCTTCCCTGTGTTTCTTCTCAAATGTTGCATGTTCTTACATCACTTTAGTCCTGTACTAAAACCCATACAATTAGATAAGCAACAGGCACTATGCCTAACTTCCCTGGTAGTGGAAGTTATTATCCTTAAGACTGCTTACTTACTCAGCAACAACCTTTTACCTAAACAAGATgtgatttctttattaaaagcataaattaaaacatacatACTTGCATAAAATCTTGCATTAATTGTGTATTTATGCAGATATATaaattatcttttaatttatgttAGCAAATGTTGCTTTAATCCTGTTGTTCAGGATAATGAGAGTGAATCATGGAAATGGAACAAAAAGAAGTAAAGTCCGGGGAATGGATGAACCTTTTCATGCTACAGGAAATTGGATCTACCCTACATTTTTCTGGTTTAAAATTCCATAATTTTCAACTCTCTAGAGTATTTTCAAATACATTTCAAGTTCTATGAAAGAGATTTTCAAAGCAGTCAGGCTTTAATTATGGAACCTGCAAAAATCACTGgaagaatagatggatggatggatggatgaataaattcTGGAAATACCGATATCTTtccattaatttgttttctttttccaaactTTTTCCAGCCTGAGAAAAATTTAGTGGAATTCCAGGGTTTTCCAGACTGCGTAGAAACCATGATCTGGTTTTGACAAGTTGGCCAGTTGTTTTTGTCAGATCCTGCACCTAAGTCTCTGCAGATAGAAAAACTAGATGCTTCTTGGATGTTTTTTGCACATCCAAAGACTGGGGTCAAACATGGGGATGAGAATTGTGTGTGCCTCCTCTTCCCTGACAGTACACCCTACCTATGCAGCCAAGGTCCTACTTCTATGTATACAGTAGGACCCTTGACAATACCTTACTTACCTTTGGTGACAAACGGTTATTTTTCCACTTTGGAACTACATCTGCTGCCAGCCTTTCGGTTTTGGGATCTTGAATGTTACACACCAATATCACAAAGCCACACATGCCCGTCTTTAAATGATTAGAACTATgttatgtctaaaataaataataatttttcatAGTAAAATGTAAACTTAGCTTTGAATATTAAATCTAAAGCAGTGTGCGACGTTTTTCAAGTATACATTATCAGTGCTGTTCTAGCTCAGTTTGACTCTCAGTCTTGATGCTCAAGAACACGAACTGCATCATGTTTGCATCTGTCAGCCGTTGTTTTGCAGAGGTGGTGGGAAGAGGAGTAATACgttcttttaaaaaatctgggaAAGGATGTAGAATCACTTCCTGTCTATGAGTCCTTTTTCACTTTTGGACTGTTTAAGTGAATCATGAAAAAAGTCCCTCTTTGTGGCAAATGTTTAACTCCCATCATGGCAGTCTAGTAGTTTAACTGTAATTGAAGCCATATTTCTACAATTCGGGCTCCTCTTCTTGTATAGAACTGGCAGCGTGAGTCATTCCCAGCAGAAGACAGGCTGTGCTGACATGTAAGAGAGCTCAGTTTTAAGTCACAATCCAGTGTATTGATAGTACAATGAAATTACCTAATTTCCTGCAACAAAAAATGTCCACTGGTCTGCCGGTAGAAACAATGCCCAGGCCTGTTGCTGCTGTGGATAAAACTTTCCTCACCGTGTGTGCCGAAGAGAATGCTGACACAGGCAGGTCAGTGCTTGTGTGTTTGTAGTGAAATGGTGTTGGAGGATGTGTTGTACTTCCCATCATTGGAACATTCCGAAATGAACTCAGGACTGTGCCAAAATAAACGTTAGAAGTCCAGC
This DNA window, taken from Girardinichthys multiradiatus isolate DD_20200921_A chromosome 1, DD_fGirMul_XY1, whole genome shotgun sequence, encodes the following:
- the csrnp2 gene encoding cysteine/serine-rich nuclear protein 2; translated protein: MEAGPSISLKRRYEEVDSGSLFSTPKDSDDDISSSDSADSCDSLNPPSSTPFTPTSILRQHKPSPGGKRVRFDVVTVYYFPRRQGFTSVPSQGGSSLGMARHHSSIRHYTLGEFAREQESSHRHTLHQHLRQEKLNARKMKLTRNGTVECAQADLLTLEDVSDEDLDVDAVEVDDCFFLQPLPTKRRRALLRASGIMRIDAREKAELRAIRLSREECGCDCRLFCDPRHCGCSQAGIKCQVDRMSFPCGCSRDGCGNVAGRIEFNPLRVRTHYLHTIMKLDLEKRRLPIQGPGEPYTDSDPMYSPSSTCPTSPTLSSGIGLDSELEESEVQSVEEVHDLMVEQDILERENETAVLHLQSAEEQERREREEAEGEAVQQELNSGGVSEHPLCLLPRQAEAPGVDQILLQGPFPTGATVFCISDTQEESPSDLLKDSSSLLYYQLSTIEPAAFETLPATEEDEQNEPSQNTGGTEHAEKNREIVEAVEGDTHDDISSKQSVGECLTNMNLCTDKCAVEVKERPASHDENAPKEQNQEESSLEKEVNLLPLEV